A stretch of the Thermodesulfobacteriota bacterium genome encodes the following:
- a CDS encoding CoA-binding protein, which translates to MTPDERIQQFLAAPAFAVAGASADRSKFGNKVLRCYLQKGRRVFPVHPKESAIEGLPCVARVADLPDEVQGLSVVTPPAVTEQVVEDAIARGIGNVWMQPGAESPAAVARCEAAGINVIADGSCVLVVLGYREE; encoded by the coding sequence ATGACCCCCGACGAACGCATCCAGCAGTTCCTGGCAGCCCCGGCCTTCGCCGTGGCCGGCGCCTCCGCCGACCGCTCCAAGTTCGGCAACAAGGTCCTGCGCTGCTACCTGCAGAAGGGTCGCCGGGTGTTCCCGGTGCACCCGAAGGAGAGCGCCATCGAGGGACTGCCGTGCGTGGCCCGCGTAGCAGACCTGCCCGACGAGGTCCAGGGCCTCTCGGTGGTCACGCCCCCCGCCGTCACCGAGCAGGTGGTGGAGGACGCGATCGCCCGGGGCATTGGCAACGTGTGGATGCAGCCCGGCGCCGAGAGCCCGGCTGCGGTTGCCCGCTGCGAAGCGGCGGGGATCAACGTCATCGCCGACGGGAGCTGCGTACTCGTGGTGCTCGGCTACCGGGAGGAGTGA
- a CDS encoding pyrimidine 5'-nucleotidase, which produces MTRTWILDLDNTLYPAATGLFDEVDRRIDAYMAVRLGIPPEARPELRRRYRAEYGVTLGGLLAHHGVDAQDYLAYVHDVPLADYLAPDPALAEALGAVPGRKVIFTNGSEAHARAVLGLLGVEEAVEAVFDIAFMGYVPKPRPQGYRLLLAALGAEAGACCLVDDLVENLDTGRALGMATVLVGPRAAPPHLHLTTARDLPTLRELTEPAG; this is translated from the coding sequence ATGACCCGCACCTGGATCCTCGACCTCGACAACACCCTCTACCCGGCCGCCACGGGCCTCTTCGACGAGGTGGACCGGCGCATCGACGCCTACATGGCGGTGCGCCTGGGGATCCCCCCGGAGGCGCGCCCCGAGTTGCGCCGGCGCTACCGGGCCGAGTACGGGGTCACCCTGGGGGGGCTCCTGGCCCACCACGGCGTGGACGCCCAAGACTACCTCGCCTACGTACACGACGTGCCCCTGGCCGACTACCTCGCCCCCGACCCGGCCTTGGCCGAGGCCCTGGGGGCGGTGCCCGGCCGCAAGGTCATCTTCACCAACGGCTCCGAGGCCCACGCCCGGGCCGTGCTGGGCCTGCTGGGCGTCGAGGAGGCCGTGGAGGCCGTCTTCGACATCGCCTTCATGGGCTACGTCCCCAAGCCCCGACCCCAGGGCTACCGCCTTCTTCTGGCCGCCCTGGGCGCCGAGGCCGGCGCCTGCTGCCTCGTGGACGACCTGGTGGAGAACCTCGACACCGGCCGCGCCCTGGGCATGGCCACCGTGCTCGTCGGCCCCCGCGCCGCTCCTCCCCATCTGCACCTCACCACCGCCCGCGACCTTCCCACCCTGCGGGAGCTCACCGAGCCGGCTGGCTGA
- the lepA gene encoding translation elongation factor 4 has translation MENIRNFCIIAHIDHGKSTLADRLIQACGAVADREFHDQLLDSMDIERERGITIKSNSITLNYRARDGREYVLNLIDTPGHVDFSHEVRRSLMACEGALLVVDATQGVEAQTVANLYLALEYDLKLLPVINKIDLPAANVEGAREEIDADLGLDPFEAIPISAKKGIGIDEVLEGIVAHLPPPQGDPEAPLQALIFDAFYDPYRGAILLCRVRDGVLRPGQRIRFMHTEKEHEVEEVGLLRLGRMKGSELAAGSVGYVIAGIKTIRDVEIGDTITDADRPSAEPIPGYRPAKPVVFSSMYPVSTDEYEDLTRALEKFSLNDAALVYQKDSSAALGYGFRCGFLGLLHLDVVQERLSREFGMSLILSAPSVLFKVTLTDGKLVEVDNPTYWPDPVKIRSVEEPFIRATLLCPEKYMGTVMDLCREYRAANITVNYLAVGRVEIVSEMPLAEVLFDFHDRLKTVTRGYGSYDWEELEYRPSDIVKVDILVNAEKVDALSYLVHRDKARARALHYCEKLAEMIPRHQFKIPIQGAIGGSIIARTNIQAVRKDVTAKCYGGDITRKRKLLEKQKEGKKKMRMFGSVEIPQDAFVAVLRTDKNA, from the coding sequence ATGGAGAACATCCGCAACTTTTGCATCATCGCCCACATCGACCACGGCAAGTCGACGCTCGCCGATCGGCTCATCCAGGCGTGCGGGGCGGTGGCCGACCGGGAGTTCCACGACCAGCTCCTCGACTCGATGGACATCGAGCGGGAGCGCGGCATCACGATCAAGTCGAACTCCATCACCCTGAACTACCGGGCGCGGGACGGGCGGGAGTACGTCCTGAACCTCATCGACACCCCCGGCCACGTGGACTTCTCCCACGAGGTGCGCCGCTCCCTCATGGCCTGTGAGGGGGCGCTGCTGGTGGTGGACGCCACCCAGGGGGTGGAGGCCCAGACCGTGGCGAACCTCTATCTGGCCCTGGAGTACGACCTCAAGCTCCTGCCCGTGATCAACAAGATCGACCTCCCCGCTGCCAACGTGGAGGGCGCCCGTGAGGAGATCGACGCGGACCTGGGACTCGACCCCTTCGAGGCGATCCCCATCTCGGCCAAGAAGGGCATCGGCATCGACGAGGTCCTCGAGGGGATCGTGGCCCACCTGCCGCCCCCCCAGGGAGACCCGGAGGCACCCCTCCAGGCACTGATCTTCGACGCCTTCTACGATCCCTACCGGGGCGCCATCCTCCTGTGCCGCGTCCGCGACGGCGTCTTGCGGCCGGGCCAGCGCATCCGGTTCATGCACACCGAAAAGGAGCACGAGGTGGAGGAGGTGGGCCTGCTGCGCCTGGGCCGCATGAAGGGAAGCGAGCTCGCGGCGGGGTCGGTGGGATACGTGATCGCGGGCATCAAGACGATCCGCGACGTGGAGATCGGCGACACCATCACCGACGCCGACCGGCCGAGCGCCGAGCCGATCCCCGGCTACCGGCCCGCGAAGCCGGTGGTCTTTTCCTCCATGTACCCCGTCTCCACCGACGAGTACGAGGACCTGACGCGCGCCCTGGAGAAGTTCTCCCTGAACGACGCGGCCCTCGTGTACCAGAAGGACTCTTCGGCGGCCCTGGGCTACGGGTTCCGGTGCGGCTTCCTCGGGCTCCTGCACCTGGACGTGGTCCAGGAGCGGCTCTCCCGGGAGTTCGGGATGTCGCTCATCCTCTCCGCGCCCTCGGTGCTCTTCAAGGTCACCCTGACCGACGGGAAGCTCGTGGAGGTGGACAACCCCACCTACTGGCCCGACCCCGTGAAGATCCGCTCGGTGGAGGAGCCGTTCATCCGCGCCACCCTTCTGTGCCCCGAGAAGTACATGGGCACCGTGATGGACCTTTGCCGCGAGTACCGGGCGGCAAACATCACAGTGAACTACCTCGCCGTGGGGCGGGTCGAGATCGTGAGCGAGATGCCTCTCGCCGAGGTGCTCTTCGACTTCCACGACCGTTTGAAGACCGTGACCCGGGGATACGGCTCCTACGACTGGGAGGAGCTGGAGTATCGGCCGAGCGACATCGTCAAGGTCGACATCCTGGTCAACGCCGAGAAGGTCGACGCCCTCTCCTACCTGGTGCACCGCGACAAGGCCCGGGCGCGGGCGCTCCACTACTGCGAGAAGCTCGCCGAGATGATCCCGCGCCACCAGTTCAAGATCCCCATCCAGGGCGCCATCGGCGGCTCGATCATCGCCCGCACCAACATCCAGGCGGTGCGCAAGGACGTGACCGCCAAGTGCTACGGCGGCGACATCACGAGAAAGCGAAAGCTCCTGGAGAAGCAGAAGGAGGGGAAGAAGAAGATGCGCATGTTCGGGTCGGTGGAGATCCCCCAGGACGCGTTCGTGGCAGTGCTGCGCACGGACAAGAATGCCTGA